One part of the Xiphophorus maculatus strain JP 163 A chromosome 1, X_maculatus-5.0-male, whole genome shotgun sequence genome encodes these proteins:
- the LOC111609546 gene encoding interleukin-17 receptor C-like isoform X1: MTPFLRMGAHVVAVLIVWQLLSAGAQEKDTPELLCGQGLSDCHMTKVSFRDAPPDPYGSLNITHFQLNATHCHLVCEPCLQIKISLQVGADFEKQSPDGSGDDSDEEAIVKVCLSLPGSIDICRAIRFKPTYRSASSKYELLLIEKVDFEAPVVVTADSKETQIVKNITFPAPKEVCPLNLFQELHVPRFHVNDTESSVRLQLQNIPPTQEKVYWVMEWDGVSGQPLMWPTGESETVIPSYLIAPCLCFLAWFDSKNTKGKYCPFTKKTDALRRMQHNMSVTMVESPLRIGETGLSWNVTSPCKVQAEVQLCKKDMAGGQCEEVTGSKQQLKTTGWTATHRVHWQTGEFLLQPHPQLCVQVKSEWMVSFSEPQCPFETHRERWILSLLVGFILICLAILGVYLIQGVLKGYVWRWLKDDDVKGAVGGGHVMLLYPPDDDKRLPELLCHLGSSLQALGFTVSLDLWSQGELSVLGPVPWLHSRLDRLKRQGGKVVLVLTQTTWTRAEEWGARSCENNEENVRGAEGDSALSRHVDVFGASLSCILADYLQGRAGERFMLVQFESLPPAPPGGYRPLPRLFCGLHLYSLPSQSLGFLTELAGSKQIASASARRKRAGGLRMASRVFAKKLSGFTAGTNVLHLAGVSPGCVGREEEDSGETLLLEPNLITPPSSPDTVVGKMDWV; encoded by the exons ATGACTCCCTTTCTGCGCATGGGAGCGCATGTTGTGGCTGTGCTCATTGTGTGGCAGCTCCTGTCAGCAGGCGCGCAGGAAAAGGACACACCTGAACTACTCTGCGGCCAG GGTCTCTCTGACTGCCACATGACCAAAG TGTCTTTCAGAGATGCCCCACCTGATCCATATGGCTCTCTAAATATTACACACTTTCAGCTTAACGCCACTCACTGCCACTTGGTCTGTGAACCATGtctacaaattaaaatcagtcTCCAGG TAGGTGCAGATTTCGAAAAGCAGAGTCCTGACGGATCAGGTGACGACAGCGATGAAGAAG CTATTGTGAAAGTCTGTCTCTCCTTGCCGGGTTCCATCGATATCTGCAGGGCAATCCGTTTTAAACCAACCTACAGGAGCGCGTCCTCCAAATATGAG TTGCTGCTGATAGAGAAAGTGGATTTTGAGGCTCCTGTTGTGGTCACAGCCGATTCAAAGGAAACACAAATCGTCAAAAATATCACATTTCCTGCACCTAAAGAAG tCTGCCCCTTAAATCTCTTTCAAGAGCTCCACG TTCCCAGGTTCCATGTAAATGACACAGAAAGCTCGGTCCGGCTGCAACTGCAAAATATTCCTCCCACACAAGAGAAGGTTTATTGGGTAATGGAATGGGATGGCGTATCTGGACAGCCGCTTATGTGG CCCACTGGCGAGAGTGAAACAGTTATTCCATCATATCTCATTGCACCATGCCTATGCTTCCTG GCATGGTTTGACAGTAAAAACACGAAAGGGAAGTACTGTCCTTTCACAAAGAAAACAG acgCTCTGAGAAGAATGCAGCACAACATGTCTGTGACGATGGTGGAGTCTCCGTTAAGGATTGGGGAAACGGGACTGAGCTGGAATGTAACCTCTCCCTGTAAAGTGCAGGCAGAGGTGCAATTGTGCAAGAAAGACATGGCAGGGGGCCAGTGTGAAGAAGTGACAGGGTCCAAACAGCAACTCAAGACTACTGGTTGGACTGCGACGCACAGAGTACACTGG cAAACAGGGGAGTTCTTGCTCCAGCCACACCCTCAGCTTTGTGTGCAG GTTAAATCTGAATGGATGGTCTCGTTCTCAGAGCCCCAGTGTCCATTTGAAA cacatCGAGAGAGATGGATTCTTTCACTTCTCGTCGGATTTATCCTGATATGTTTAGCTATACTTGGAGTCTATTTGATACAAGGCGTTCTGAAAG GATATGTTTGGAGATGGTTGAAGGATGATGACGTCAAAG gtGCTGTGGGTGGCGGTCATGTGATGCTGCTATATCCGCCTGATGATGACAAGCGTCTCCCAGAGCTCCTATGTCACTTGGGTTCATCTCTTCAGGCCCTGGGCTTCACCGTGTCTCTTGACCTCTGGAGCCAGGGCGAACTCAGCGTGCTCGGCCCCGTGCCCTGGCTCCACTCGCGACTGGACCGTCTGAAGCGGCAGGGCGGTAAGGTGGTGCTAGTCCTAACCCAGACCACGTGGACCAGAGCGGAGGAATGGGGAGCCCGCAGCTGCGAGAACAATGAAGAGAATGTCAGAGGAGCGGAGGGGGACTCTGCCTTGTCCCGGCACGTGGATGTTTTTGGCGCCTCGCTGAGCTGTATTCTTGCAGACTATTTACAGGGCCGTGCAGGCGAGCGGTTCATGCTGGTGCAGTTTGAGTCACTCCCTCCTGCACCTCCAGGTGGTTACCGACCGCTTCCAAGGCTTTTTTGTGGACTCCATCTCTACAGTCTTCCATCCCAAAGTCTGGGCTTTCTGACTGAGCTGGCGGGCTCCAAACAAATCGCCTCAGCATCAGCAAGGCGGAAAAGGGCAGGGGGGCTTCGAATGGCATCCAGAGTGTTTGCCAAAAAGCTGTCGGGGTTCACCGCAGGGACAAATGTGTTGCATCTTGCTGGTGTATCTCCAGGCTGTGTTGGGCGGGAAGAGGAAGACTCTGGGGAAACACTACTCTTAGAACCAAATTTAATCACACCACCGTCCAGTCCTGATACAGTGGTCGGTAAAATGGATTGGGTCTGA
- the LOC102218116 gene encoding interleukin-17 receptor E-like has protein sequence MTFSAVLMLLLTALRCQQVGSVKCRKVHQTAVSDVVRGHCPINLTSHPPTAIETSSGYYEMIRVHVWINSTDFHQIEMEGHYKDVFRPYNNCKIESHSRPIRCCKNSTNSHLWKLELNFKAYSRKSVSVSYSSKSINCSVRYVVPGPQPNFRLSVNKSSKTISVHVDSGDPVNIRWCYEDSYGDCSNGHSLTKNRSAVITIPYLLPCVCVEVYYTYRDASRRRKCPFRNESLIDNREILQTSEVTVFESYLLWTPQCPECRKQVSAALCWKMHNNVCIPIPNSTLEKNNEPALQIKTSTVDKHPQICVQFFIQDSHSIYCLFDKPSWETHITPARQSVLVHITSTVSATFSAQLCLLTEAGCVPRGQIHSETMATNHQSVRINVPIQDITERSCVQVWQSDPALSGRRILCPDYTHNRWGVYAIGVLLLVLICMLLGSFIHRATKSGKAGWLTIQRPVLLVCSSDQSAHVSAVCALASILHEELDAPVHTALWSQSSQTQAQNGASVADLGPLPWLYGQWEAVREAQGKILIMWSPEAKRTYQRWRGSRVDMDNSWRTDKIRAPVHDYLKVTGSRVEKNNNEKCIESRRVNCFEDEDSQKEPSTVIKPMFVAALASLEAALLQGKGKDVAIVYFQGLCHSRDIPHAFKGVPRFCLPQEFSGLIQELAEGREGTKSGKFRWHCWPRLLSKVLSACLARQLTQRLQTVLPQTRAQRVSSAIKTSSDQTKSRWKPPLVGSPNSKQEQEPVHR, from the exons ATGACTTTTAGCGCCGTGTTGATGCTGCTGCTCACCGCCTTGCGCTGCCAGCAGGTGGGCTCCGTCAAATGCCGG AAGGTTCATCAAACCG CTGTCTCAGATGTTGTTCGGGGACATTGTCCCATAAACTTGACCTCTCACCCGCCGACAGCAATAGAGACAAGCAGTGGATATTATGAAATGATAAGAGTCCACGTTTGGATTAATTCTACTG ACTTTCATCAGATTGAAATGGAAGGACACTATAAAGATGTTTTCAGGCCGTACAATAACTGCAAAATAGAG AGTCATAGTAGACCCATCAGGTGTTGCAAGAATTCGACGAACTCTCACCTG tggaagCTGGAGCTTAACTTCAAAGCTTACTCTAGAAAGAGCGTTTCTGTGTCGTACAGCTCAAAATCGATAAACTGCAGTGTTCGTTACGTTGTTCCAG GTCCTCAGCCAAACTTCAGGCTGTCTGTGAATAAGTCATCCAAAACTATTTCAGTCCATGTGGATTCTGGAGACCCGGTGAATATCAGATGGTGTTATGAAGATAGTTATGGCGACTGCAGTAACGGGCATTCACTAACTAAA aacCGCTCAGCTGTTATCACCATCCCCTATCTGCTgccctgtgtgtgtgtagag GTGTACTACACCTACAGAGATGCCTCAAGACGTAGAAAGTGCCCATTTCGAAATGAAAGCCTTATTG ACAACAGAGAAATCCTGCAGACCTCTGAGGTGACTGTGTTTGAGTCCTACTTGTTGTGGACCCCACAGTGTCCTGAATGCAGAAAGCAAGtctctgctgccctctgctggaagATGCATAACAACGTCTGCATACCTATTCCCAACTCCACTCTGGAGAAGAACAATGAACCTGCCCTG CAAATCAAAACATCCACAGTGGATAAACACCCCCAGATATGTGTGCAG tttttcatcCAAGATAGCCACTCCATCTATTGTCTCTTCG ATAAACCTTCTTGGGAAACACATATCACGCCAGCCAGACAAAGCGTGTTGGTGCATATTACCTCCACTGTGTCTGCAACGTTTTCAGCTCAACTCTGTCTTCTTACTGAGGCAGGATGTGTGCCTAGGGGACAAATCCACTCAGAAACAATG GCCACCAATCACCAATCAGTCAGAATAAATGTACCCATTCAGGACATTACTGAGAGGTCATGTGTGCAG GTGTGGCAATCAGATCCGGCTCTTAGTGGGAGAAGAATCCTGTGCCCGGACT acACACACAACAGGTGGGGTGTTTATGCAATTGGAGTTTTGCTACTTGTTCTCATCTGCATGTTACTTGGATCTTTCATTCACCGTGCCACCAAAAGTGGAAAGGCAG GATGGCTGACCATTCAGAGGCCGGTGCTGCTGGTGTGTTCGTCGGATCAGTCGGCCCACGTCTCTGCTGTGTGCGCCTTGGCCTCCATACTGCATGAGGAACTGGATGCACCAGTGCACACTGCTCTTTGGTCCCAAAGCTCTCAAACGCAGGCTCAGAATGGGGCTAGTGTGGCGGATCTGGGTCCACTTCCTTGGCTGTACGGGCAGTGGGAAGCTGTCCGCGAGGCGCAGGGAAAAATTCTGATCATGTGGAGTCCTGAAGCTAAAAGAACTTATCAGAGATGGAGAGGTAGTAGGGTGGATATGGATAATAGTTGGAGAACTGACAAAATCAGGGCACCAGTGCATGATTATTTAAAGGTGACTGGGTCTagggtggaaaaaaacaacaatgagaAATGTATAGAAAGCAGAAGAGTTAATTGTTTTGAGGATGAAGATTCACAAAAGGAGCCATCCACTGTTATAAAGCCCATGTTTGTGGCTGCTCTGGCTTCTCTAGAAGCAGCTCTGCTGCAGGGCAAAGGCAAAGATGTTGCTATTGTTTACTTCCAGGGCCTCTGCCACAGCCGGGACATCCCGCATGCCTTCAAAGGGGTCCCTCGCTTCTGTTTACCTCAAGAATTTAGCGGACTCATACAGGAGCTGGCAGAAGGGAGAGAAGGGACAAAAAGCGGCAAGTTCAGATGGCACTGCTGGCCCAGACTCCTGTCTAAAGTTCTGTCTGCGTGCCTGGCTCGCCAGCTGACCCAGAGGCTACAAACAGTTCTGCCTCAGACACGAGCGCAGCGTGTctcatcagcaataaaaacgtCATCGGATCAGACAAAGAGCAGGTGGAAGCCGCCTCTCGTTGGCTCTCCCAACAGCAAACAGGAGCAGGAGCCTGTGCACAGGTAG
- the brpf1 gene encoding peregrin: MGLDFDVKTFCHNLRATKPPYECPVETCRKVYKSYSGIEYHLYHYDHDNPTPAPAVPQKKRKGRPPRASLTASGDTDDIGGSGGGGPSPEANAPGSPNRSDHSHSPGRETMTYAQAQRMVELEIQGRIHRISIFENIDVVSEEDSDAEDAPPSGAGSFGGGVCNGSDSGAGGSEVGGSGKDRSDIPSSNGGKATPKTGKHKSKDKKKDGSSHHHNPQSGLAVKLPEAVFRELDQERPDAPARTLSYYRYIEKSVEELDEEVEYDMDEEDYIWLGIMNDKRRRDGVTPIPQEVFEYLMDRLEKESYFESHNKADPSTLIDEDAVCCICNDGECQNSNVILFCDMCNLAVHQECYGVPYIPEGQWLCRRCLQSPSRAVDCALCPNKGGAFKQTDDGRWAHVVCALWIPEVCFANTVFLEPIDSIEHIPAARWKLTCYICKQRGSGACIQCHKANCYTAFHVTCAQQAGLYMKMEPVRETGANGTSFSVRKTAYCDIHTPPGSARPLAGVGGASMGSSNSEGELEDDDEPSLGQDEDSKGWSSERAKRAKAKSRLKMKRARKILAERRAAAPVVSVPCIPPHRLSKITSNLTVPRKSQFMQRLHSYWTLKRQSRNGVPLLRRLQTHLPSQRHVEPNPPQPAAQLPPRDNEEKQTALKEQLKAWQRLRHDLERARLLVELIRKREKLKRETIKVQQMALEMQLTPFLVLLRSTLEQLQERDTNNFFTEPVPLEEVPDYLEHIDTPMDFQTMWNLLESHRYLTFEAFEADFGLIVNNCLKYNAKDTVFYRAALRLREMGAVVLRAARRQAERIGFDYESGMHLHRDSSPESQHEPERDRDRDRERDREQDRDRPLSSNEDDLLLPENRRRLPLDEQLHYLQARLDEVNSGKHSIGQSRRAKALKKEISVIRRKLAHQREVGSIMGGRESAGDRSSSLPHHSSSVGHHDEGGESSSQEIGGKAPEVGRRTSVLFSKKNQKMAGPPKRPGRPPKNRDMGYAGPGVSQSPIGPPQLPLLSNSRPRKRPRTPHSTSSSDSDSDNDDLLPGLPSNGFDTGNQPVTESFRVYRNEPRLPRSSSDSESTTSSSSSAASDRTSTTPSKQGRGKASFSRSTFHEDSSEETSGTENDSYSVGGSRSVSHLVRGRDRSGCWMTSDDYSSLEALDLVWAKCRGYPSYPALIIDPKMPREGVFHRGVPIPVPPLDVLKLGEQMTQEAREHLFLVLFFDNKRTWQWLPRSKLVPLGVDQELDKEKMLEGRKSNIRKSVSVAYSRAMQHRSKVQGDPSSETSDSD; encoded by the exons ATGGGGCTAGATTTTGATGTGAAGACATTCTGTCATAATCTTCGGGCCACAAAGCCACCGTATGAGTGTCCAGTGGAGACTTGTCGTAAGGTTTACAAGAGTTACAGCGGCATAGAGTATCACCTCTACCACTATGACCATGACAACCCAACTCCTGCTCCCGCTGTGCcccagaagaagaggaagggcCGTCCTCCTCGTGCCTCGTTGACCGCCTCTGGGGACACGGACGACATTGGAGGCAGCGGAGGTGGAGGACCTAGTCCTGAAGCAAACGCACCTGGGAGCCCCAACCGGTCGGACCATTCTCACTCCCCTGGCAGGGAGACAATGACCTACGCTCAGGCGCAGCGCATGGTGGAGCTGGAGATTCAGGGACGCATTCACCGCATCAGTATCTTTGAGAACATTGATGTGGTGTCCGAGGAAGACAGCGATGCCGAGGATGCACCACCATCTGGCGCAGGCAGTTTTGGAGGAGGGGTTTGTAACGGCAGTGACAGTGGAGCCGGGGGCAGTGAAGTTGGAGGAAGCGGGAAGGACCGCTCTGACATCCCGTCCTCTAACGGCGGTAAAGCCACGCCAAAGACTGGGAAGCACAAAAGTAAAGATAAGAAGAAGGACggttcatctcaccatcacaaCCCGCAGTCCGGTCTTGCTGTCAAGCTTCCAGAAGCAGTGTTTAGAGAACTGGACCAAGAAAGACCTGATGCCCCTGCTCGGACTTTATCCTACTACAG GTACATTGAGAAGTCTGTGGAAGAGCTGGATGAAGAGGTTGAGTACGACATGGATGAAGAGGACTACATCTGGCTCGGCATCATGAACGACAAAAGGCGACGTGACGGAGTGACGCCAATCCCTCAGGAGGTCTTTGAATACCTCATGGACCGCTTAGAAAAGGAGTCCTACTTTGAGAGCCACAACAAG GCAGACCCCAGTACGTTAATCGACGAGGATGCCGTCTGCTGCATCTGCAATGACGGCGAGTGTCAGAACAGCAACGTGATCCTGTTCTGTGACATGTGCAACCTGGCAGTGCACCAGGAGTGCTATGGCGTTCCCTACATCCCAGAGGGTCAGTGGTTGTGTCGGCGCTGCCTGCAGTCGCCGAGCAGAGCGGTGGACTGTGCTCTGTGTCCTAACAAGGGCGGGGCTTTCAAACAGACGGATGACGGGCGCTGGGCTCATGTTGTCTGTGCGCTTTGGATCCCAGAG GTCTGCTTTGCAAACACGGTCTTTCTGGAGCCGATCGACAGCATCGAGCACATCCCTGCCGCCCGCTGGAAGCTCACCTGCTACATCTGCAAGCAACGTGGCTCAGGCGCCTGCATCCAGTGTCACAAAGCCAACTGTTACACAGCCTTCCACGTCACCTGTGCCCAGCAGGCAGGCCTCTACATGAAGATGGAGCCGGTCAGAGAAACGGGGGCTAACGGCACATCGTTCAGCGTGCGCAAGACGGCGTACTGCGATATCCACACACCGCCGGGGTCAGCCAGGCCTCTCGCTGGAGTGGGCGGGGCCAGCATGGGCTCGTCCAACAGCGAAGGGGAGCTGGAGGATGACGACGAGCCCAGTCTCGGCCAGGACGAAGACTCCAAGGGCTGGAGCTCTGAGCGGGCCAAGAGGGCGAAGGCGAAATCCAGGCTGAAGATGAAGAGAGCGAGGAAGATCCTGGCAGAGAGGAGAGCTGCTGCACCAGTGGTGTCTGTGCCCTGCATACCTCCCCACAG ACTCAGCAAAATCACAAGTAATCTGACGGTGCCCAGGAAGAGTCAGTTCATGCAACGACTCCACAGCTACTGGACGCTGAAGAGGCAAAGTCGAAATGGTGTTCCTCTTCTGCGGCGGCTCCAGACCCACCTGCCATCTCAGCGCCATGTGGAGCCGAATCCACCACAGCCCGCAGCACAGCTTCCCCCT AGGGACAACGAGGAGAAACAGACAGCCTTAAAGGAGCAGCTGAAGGCCTGGCAGAGATTGAGACATGACCTGGAGAGAGCCAGGCTGCTGGTGGAGCTCATCCGCAAGAGGGAGAAACTCAAGAGGGAGACG ATTAAAGTGCAGCAGATGGCGCTGGAGATGCAGCTCACTCCCTTCCTGGTGCTTCTCAGGAGTACGTTGGAGCAGTTACAGGAAAGAGACACAAACAACTTTTTCACTGAGCCTGTTCCCCTTGAAGAG GTGCCGGACTACCTGGAGCACATTGACACTCCTATGGACTTCCAGACCATGTGGAACCTGCTGGAGTCCCATCGCTACCTCACGTTTGAGGCCTTCGAGGCCGACTTTGGCCTCATTGTCAACAACTGCCTCAAGTACAACGCCAAGGACACGGTGTTTTACCGAGCCGCCCTGCGGCTCAGGGAGATGGGCGCCGTCGTCCTCAGAGCGGCCAGGCGCCAGGCCGAACGGATCGGCTTCGATTATGAGTCAGGCATGCATCTTCATCGAGACTCGAGCCCAGAAAGCCAACATGAgccagagagagacagagacagagacagagagcggGACAGGGAACAGGACAGAGACAGACCTTTGTCCTCTAATGAAGACG acctgctgctgccagAGAACAGGCGACGGCTGCCGCTGGACGAGCAGCTGCATTACCTGCAGGCGCGCCTTGATGAGGTCAACTCTGGGAAGCACAGCATCGGCCAGTCTCGCAGGGCCAAAGCCCTGAAGAAGGAGATCAGTGTGATCCGGAGGAAGCTGGCGCACCAGCGGGAGGTGGGCTCCATCATGGGGGGCCGTGAGTCGGCGGGGGATCGCAGTTCTTCTCTCCCGCATCACTCTTCATCTGTGGGACACCATGATGAGGGGGGAGAGAGCAGCAGCCAGGAGATTGGGGGAAAGG CTCCCGAGGTTGGCCGGCGGACTTCTGTGCTTTTTTCCAAGAAGAACCAAAAAATGGCTGGACCTCCCAAAAGACCAGGGCGCCCGCCGAAGAACCGAGACATGGGCTACGCCGGGCCAGGGGTGAGCCAGAGCCCCATCGGGCCCCCCCAGCTCCCTCTGCTGTCCAACAGCAGGCCCAGGAAGAGACCCCGCACCCCCCACAGCACCTCCAGCTCCGACAGCGACAGCGACAACGATGACCTCCTTCCAG GTTTACCGAGCAATGGCTTTGATACAGGAAACCAACCTGTGACTGAAAGCTTCCGTGTGTACAGAAACGAGCCTCGCCTGCCTCGATCCAGCTCCGACTCCGAgtccaccaccagcagcagcagtagcgcCGCTTCTGACAGGACCAG CACTACGCCCTCTAAGCAAGGCAGAGGAAAGGCGTCATTCTCTCGTTCCACCTTCCATGAGGACAGCAGTGAGGAAACGTCGGGCACAGAAAATGATTCCTACTCAGTTGGAGGATCACGGAGCGTTTCACACT TGGTGCGTGGCCGGGACCGGTCAGGATGCTGGATGACGTCTGACGACTACTCCTCTCTGGAAGCTCTGGATCTGGTCTGGGCCAAGTGCAGAGGCTATCCTTCGTATCCTGCTCTG ATCATCGACCCAAAGATGCCCAGGGAGGGCGTGTTCCACCGCGGAGTCCCAATACCCGTACCTCCTTTAGACGTGCTGAAACTCGGCGAGCAAATGACCCAAGAAGCCCGGGAGCACCTGTTCCTCGTCCTCTTTTTCGACAACAAAAGAACCTG GCAGTGGCTGCCACGATCCAAGCTGGTGCCACTTGGTGTGGACCAAGAACTAGACAAGGAGAAGATGCTTGAGGGCAGGAAATCCAACATTCGTAAATCCGTTTCGGTGGCCTACAGTCGTGCCATGCAACACCGCAGCAAAGTCCAGGGAGACCCCAGCAGCGAAACCAGCGACAGTGACTGA
- the LOC111609546 gene encoding interleukin-17 receptor C-like isoform X2, translating to MTPFLRMGAHVVAVLIVWQLLSAGAQEKDTPELLCGQGLSDCHMTKVSFRDAPPDPYGSLNITHFQLNATHCHLVCEPCLQIKISLQGADFEKQSPDGSGDDSDEEAIVKVCLSLPGSIDICRAIRFKPTYRSASSKYELLLIEKVDFEAPVVVTADSKETQIVKNITFPAPKEVCPLNLFQELHVPRFHVNDTESSVRLQLQNIPPTQEKVYWVMEWDGVSGQPLMWPTGESETVIPSYLIAPCLCFLAWFDSKNTKGKYCPFTKKTDALRRMQHNMSVTMVESPLRIGETGLSWNVTSPCKVQAEVQLCKKDMAGGQCEEVTGSKQQLKTTGWTATHRVHWQTGEFLLQPHPQLCVQVKSEWMVSFSEPQCPFETHRERWILSLLVGFILICLAILGVYLIQGVLKGYVWRWLKDDDVKGAVGGGHVMLLYPPDDDKRLPELLCHLGSSLQALGFTVSLDLWSQGELSVLGPVPWLHSRLDRLKRQGGKVVLVLTQTTWTRAEEWGARSCENNEENVRGAEGDSALSRHVDVFGASLSCILADYLQGRAGERFMLVQFESLPPAPPGGYRPLPRLFCGLHLYSLPSQSLGFLTELAGSKQIASASARRKRAGGLRMASRVFAKKLSGFTAGTNVLHLAGVSPGCVGREEEDSGETLLLEPNLITPPSSPDTVVGKMDWV from the exons ATGACTCCCTTTCTGCGCATGGGAGCGCATGTTGTGGCTGTGCTCATTGTGTGGCAGCTCCTGTCAGCAGGCGCGCAGGAAAAGGACACACCTGAACTACTCTGCGGCCAG GGTCTCTCTGACTGCCACATGACCAAAG TGTCTTTCAGAGATGCCCCACCTGATCCATATGGCTCTCTAAATATTACACACTTTCAGCTTAACGCCACTCACTGCCACTTGGTCTGTGAACCATGtctacaaattaaaatcagtcTCCAGG GTGCAGATTTCGAAAAGCAGAGTCCTGACGGATCAGGTGACGACAGCGATGAAGAAG CTATTGTGAAAGTCTGTCTCTCCTTGCCGGGTTCCATCGATATCTGCAGGGCAATCCGTTTTAAACCAACCTACAGGAGCGCGTCCTCCAAATATGAG TTGCTGCTGATAGAGAAAGTGGATTTTGAGGCTCCTGTTGTGGTCACAGCCGATTCAAAGGAAACACAAATCGTCAAAAATATCACATTTCCTGCACCTAAAGAAG tCTGCCCCTTAAATCTCTTTCAAGAGCTCCACG TTCCCAGGTTCCATGTAAATGACACAGAAAGCTCGGTCCGGCTGCAACTGCAAAATATTCCTCCCACACAAGAGAAGGTTTATTGGGTAATGGAATGGGATGGCGTATCTGGACAGCCGCTTATGTGG CCCACTGGCGAGAGTGAAACAGTTATTCCATCATATCTCATTGCACCATGCCTATGCTTCCTG GCATGGTTTGACAGTAAAAACACGAAAGGGAAGTACTGTCCTTTCACAAAGAAAACAG acgCTCTGAGAAGAATGCAGCACAACATGTCTGTGACGATGGTGGAGTCTCCGTTAAGGATTGGGGAAACGGGACTGAGCTGGAATGTAACCTCTCCCTGTAAAGTGCAGGCAGAGGTGCAATTGTGCAAGAAAGACATGGCAGGGGGCCAGTGTGAAGAAGTGACAGGGTCCAAACAGCAACTCAAGACTACTGGTTGGACTGCGACGCACAGAGTACACTGG cAAACAGGGGAGTTCTTGCTCCAGCCACACCCTCAGCTTTGTGTGCAG GTTAAATCTGAATGGATGGTCTCGTTCTCAGAGCCCCAGTGTCCATTTGAAA cacatCGAGAGAGATGGATTCTTTCACTTCTCGTCGGATTTATCCTGATATGTTTAGCTATACTTGGAGTCTATTTGATACAAGGCGTTCTGAAAG GATATGTTTGGAGATGGTTGAAGGATGATGACGTCAAAG gtGCTGTGGGTGGCGGTCATGTGATGCTGCTATATCCGCCTGATGATGACAAGCGTCTCCCAGAGCTCCTATGTCACTTGGGTTCATCTCTTCAGGCCCTGGGCTTCACCGTGTCTCTTGACCTCTGGAGCCAGGGCGAACTCAGCGTGCTCGGCCCCGTGCCCTGGCTCCACTCGCGACTGGACCGTCTGAAGCGGCAGGGCGGTAAGGTGGTGCTAGTCCTAACCCAGACCACGTGGACCAGAGCGGAGGAATGGGGAGCCCGCAGCTGCGAGAACAATGAAGAGAATGTCAGAGGAGCGGAGGGGGACTCTGCCTTGTCCCGGCACGTGGATGTTTTTGGCGCCTCGCTGAGCTGTATTCTTGCAGACTATTTACAGGGCCGTGCAGGCGAGCGGTTCATGCTGGTGCAGTTTGAGTCACTCCCTCCTGCACCTCCAGGTGGTTACCGACCGCTTCCAAGGCTTTTTTGTGGACTCCATCTCTACAGTCTTCCATCCCAAAGTCTGGGCTTTCTGACTGAGCTGGCGGGCTCCAAACAAATCGCCTCAGCATCAGCAAGGCGGAAAAGGGCAGGGGGGCTTCGAATGGCATCCAGAGTGTTTGCCAAAAAGCTGTCGGGGTTCACCGCAGGGACAAATGTGTTGCATCTTGCTGGTGTATCTCCAGGCTGTGTTGGGCGGGAAGAGGAAGACTCTGGGGAAACACTACTCTTAGAACCAAATTTAATCACACCACCGTCCAGTCCTGATACAGTGGTCGGTAAAATGGATTGGGTCTGA